Proteins encoded within one genomic window of Haematobia irritans isolate KBUSLIRL chromosome 5, ASM5000362v1, whole genome shotgun sequence:
- the LOC142239176 gene encoding uncharacterized protein LOC142239176, which translates to MCDRRDVGLTEFRENYARPKLKKPIATRSRRYEQFLWQEIYDEYIRNNQQSTDDKNEEATTEYFDEFCKNIPAQDAEVKEASINRYPLYATTAISLWNHKGDKDFKKCYSITRPVQENTEQFG; encoded by the exons ATGTGCGATCGCAGAGATGTTGGTTTAACCGAATTCAGGGAAAATTATGCCAggccaaaactaaaaaaaccaaTTG CCACCCGCAGCAGACGTTACGAACAATTTCTTTGGCAAGAAATTTATGATGAATATATACGAAATAATCAACAATCGACCGATGACAAGAATGAAGAGGCCACTACTGAATATTTTGATGAATTCTGTAAGAATATACCTGCCCAAGATGCCGAAGTCAAAGAGGCTAGTATAAATCGTTATCCTTTATATGCCACAACAGCAATTAGTTTGTGGAATCACAAAGGCGATAAAGATTTCAAGAAGTGTTATTCGATTACAAGACCAGTGCAAGAAAATACAGAACAATTTGGCTAA
- the OstDelta gene encoding oligosaccharide transferase delta subunit produces the protein MNKLALSLVVTIVLSITSTSWAARTVDSHLSTADLQRFQAVFSSAFSSNDLQSIYYATLNIEPTKSEEKKDLCQKLSKFHQESKLNEFEKDLYLVGISKNLKCTEKLPEQQLSKIYAAFKTAANSAQEIFYRVATHKYLGVEIDESTKAKIVKNLQDILKKDDTLTNLGYAFNVATELGPSGSFIADRIEDAVVQADEVDGKLLQFEGGLTITSLIINGAFKTSKMFGSSLPIDGAQAVKFANYFLSRRSVQTAKGAHVLIEALKTLSSASSKIAPICIQLIGNGQLSAESPKLTIAVVDLLGKPLSPTPQSIVGKIVVKKDNSVLADKIAFTSKSSDKTTYVADLSPQKPTRASYVVEISADSTYTQKLNFKVLGKVKVQQLEVGVGELDASSAIKKQPVAYPQKLKDQLSADSTQKVILKTTLVDESQATKPISVHQAFVRFYNEKEDKEIIYIAEQDHSKAYKFDMDIGARAGDFNYVSGVYQMYLIVGDASLSNSFQWLVADIELKFPVSPKADEKKQVIRSPLPEIEHQFRIPDKRPSRIVSDVFTGLCLTPLVLLLIFWSKLGINIGNFSFHPSTIGFHLGFGGILVLFAVFWLKMDMFQTLRCLIPIAIFTFLCGNRLLRRIYAQRIAKNPTSAPMSS, from the exons atgaataaattag CTTTGTCACTTGTGGTGACCATCGTACTGAGCATCACCTCCACATCGTGGGCAGCACGCACTGTAGACAGTCATTTGTCCACAGCGGATCTACAGCGTTTTCAAGCGGTATTTTCTTCTGCCTTCTCTTCGAATGACTTGCAATCCATATACTATGCCACACTGAACATAGAACCCACAAAGTCGGAGGAGAAGAAAGATTTATGTCAGAAATTGAGTAAATTCCATCAGGAGTCGAAACTAAAT gaatttgagaaagatttaTATCTTGTGGGTATTTCCAAAAACCTTAAGTGTACTGAAAAGCTACCCGAACAGCAGCTATCAAAGATCTATGCCGCATTCAAAACTGCAGCCAATTCTGCCCAAGAGATTTTCTATCGCGTGGCCACACATAAATATTTGGGTGTGGAGATTGATGAATCTACAAAGGCTAAGATTGTTAAAAATCTACAGGATATTCTGAAAAAGGATGACACATTAACCAATTTGGGTTATGCTTTCAATGTTGCAACTGAACTTGGTCCCTCCGGCTCATTTATCGCCGACAGAATCGAGGATGCTGTTGTTCAAGCTGACGAAGTCGATGGCAAACTTTTACAATTTGAAGGTGGTTTGACCATTACATCGCTTATCATAAATGGAGCattcaaaacatcaaaaatgttTGGTAGCTCTTTGCCCATTGATGGTGCACAGGCTGTAAAGTTTGCCAACTATTTCTTATCACGCCGATCAGTGCAGACTGCTAAGGGAGCTCATGTTCTAATTGAAGCTTTGAAAACATTGTCGTCAGCATCCAGCAAAATTGCTCCCATTTGCATACAATTGATTGGCAATGGGCAACTATCTGCCGAGTCTCCCAAACTTACAATTGCTGTTGTAGATCTCTTAGGAAAACCACTGAGTCCAACTCCTCAGAgcattgttggcaaaattgttgTGAAAAAGGACAATAGCGTTTTGGCTGATAAGATTGCTTTTACCTCCAAGTCATCTGACAAGACGACATATGTTGCCGATCTATCGCCTCAGAAACCAACCAGAGCTTCATACGTAGTGGAAATATCCGCTGACTCAACTTATACACAAAAGTTGAATTTCAAAGTATTGGGTAAAGTGAAGGTTCAACAATTGGAAGTCGGAGTTGGTGAATTGGATGCCAGTTCGGCCATTAAAAAACAGCCCGTTGCATATCCTCAAAAACTGAAAGATCAATTGTCTGCTGACAGTACACAGAAAGTCATTCTAAAAACTACTCTAGTCGATGAAAGCCAAGCTACAAAG CCTATATCTGTTCACCAAGCTTTTGTTCGCTTCTACAATGAAAAGGAAGATAAGGAAATAATCTATATCGCTGAACAGGACCATTCCAAAGCCTATAAATTTGATATGGATATAGGAGCTAGAGCTGGCGATTTTAACTATGTATCGGGAGTGTATCAAATGTATCTGATAGTTGGAGATGCTTCGCTTTCGAATTCCTTCCAATGGCTAGTAGCCGATATAGAGTTGAAGTTCCCAGTTTCTCCTAAAGCAG ATGAAAAGAAACAAGTCATACGTTCCCCTTTGCCAGAAATCGAACATCAATTCCGTATACCAGACAAGCGTCCATCACGTATAGTCTCTGATGTATTCACAGGCTTGTGTTTGACGCCATTGGTGTTGCTATTGATCTTCTGGTCAAAATTAGGTATTAATATTGGAAACTTTTCATTCCATCCCAGTACCATTGGTTTCCATCTTGGTTTCGGTGGAATTTTGGTGTTATTCGcagtattttggttgaaaatggATATGTTCCAGACACTGCGCTGTCTTATACCCATAGCAATATTCACATTCCTTTGCGGTAACCGTCTACTACGTCGTATATACGCGCAACGCATAGCTAAGAATCCTACATCGGCACCAATGTCATCATAA